The Legionella cincinnatiensis genome includes a region encoding these proteins:
- the tldD gene encoding metalloprotease TldD, with translation MTEALITAKKVLLAPAALDETGIEKLFKTMMNHHIDDADLYFQSCHYESWYLEDSVVKSGSFSLDKGVGIRAVSGDKTGFAYCDDILLPSMLRAADAARSIALTGSMPTQSIHVKSAAVSRYQGLNPIEGMSKQEKIALLEAIDKEARKIDPRVIQVNAALSGCYEVVMVAGMHGQMIADVRPLVSINVSVIVEDKHGRRESARSGGGGRVAYSYFLEKENALSYAREAVREALINLEARPAPAGTMPVVLGPGWPGVLLHEAVGHGLEGDFNRKGLSAFSGRIGEQVAAPGVTVVDDGTLKDRRGSITIDDEGTPSQCTTLIDNGVLVNYMQDKLNAKLMGMQSTGNCRRESYAHVPMPRMTNTYMLAGSYEPEEIIRSVKRGLYAVNFGGGQVDITSGQFVFSASEAYLIEDGKVTAPVKGATLIGNGPDVMKKISMIGNDLGLDRGIGVCGKEGQSVPVGVGQPTLKIDALTVGGTH, from the coding sequence ATGACAGAAGCACTGATTACAGCGAAAAAAGTTTTATTGGCTCCCGCGGCTTTGGATGAGACGGGGATTGAAAAATTATTTAAAACCATGATGAATCACCATATTGATGATGCAGATCTTTATTTTCAAAGCTGTCATTATGAGTCTTGGTACCTAGAAGACTCAGTAGTGAAAAGTGGTAGCTTTTCTTTGGATAAAGGGGTAGGGATTCGCGCAGTTAGCGGTGATAAAACAGGCTTCGCCTATTGTGATGATATTTTATTGCCGTCAATGTTACGAGCAGCTGATGCTGCTCGCTCCATTGCACTGACTGGCTCTATGCCAACTCAATCGATTCATGTAAAAAGTGCTGCTGTAAGTCGTTATCAAGGTTTAAATCCCATTGAAGGTATGAGTAAACAAGAAAAAATTGCTTTATTAGAAGCAATCGATAAAGAAGCACGTAAGATTGATCCTCGCGTAATTCAAGTTAATGCTGCATTAAGTGGCTGTTATGAGGTTGTAATGGTAGCAGGGATGCACGGACAGATGATCGCAGATGTTAGACCATTAGTAAGTATCAATGTAAGTGTCATTGTAGAGGATAAACATGGAAGAAGAGAGTCTGCCCGCTCTGGAGGCGGTGGTCGAGTAGCTTACTCTTATTTTCTCGAAAAAGAAAATGCTTTAAGCTACGCCCGTGAAGCGGTACGTGAAGCCTTAATTAATTTGGAAGCTCGACCTGCACCAGCAGGAACCATGCCAGTTGTACTTGGCCCTGGTTGGCCAGGTGTTTTGTTACATGAAGCAGTAGGGCATGGATTAGAAGGTGATTTTAATCGCAAGGGATTGTCCGCATTTTCTGGTCGTATTGGTGAACAGGTTGCTGCTCCAGGAGTTACCGTAGTAGATGACGGTACCTTAAAAGACAGACGTGGTTCAATTACTATTGATGATGAAGGCACTCCTTCGCAATGTACTACCTTAATTGATAATGGTGTTTTGGTGAATTATATGCAGGATAAATTGAATGCCAAATTGATGGGCATGCAATCTACAGGTAATTGTCGACGCGAATCTTATGCGCATGTACCTATGCCGAGAATGACAAATACTTATATGTTAGCTGGTTCATATGAACCAGAAGAAATTATTCGCTCTGTGAAGCGCGGCTTGTATGCAGTTAATTTTGGTGGTGGGCAAGTTGATATCACTTCTGGCCAATTTGTGTTCTCCGCGAGCGAGGCTTATCTTATTGAGGATGGGAAGGTTACTGCTCCAGTTAAGGGAGCTACCTTAATTGGTAATGGTCCTGATGTGATGAAAAAAATCAGTATGATAGGAAATGATTTAGGATTGGATCGAGGAATTGGTGTTTGTGGAAAAGAAGGGCAGTCAGTTCCAGTTGGTGTAGGACAACCAACACTAAAAATAGATGCTTTGACAGTGGGCGGCACTCATTAA
- a CDS encoding DNA recombination protein RmuC has translation MQFLSSIPLIEGIAYALALQFLIIVWLLIKQHQLNNFNKQYQEKILSTFTTEIHQIHLDISEKIAQGQLMTQQLIHDTVQKQMTDVREQINHSFKQHASALTSHLQLLTEEIRNHLHSLTQQVNHKLTEGFEKTSSTFIDVVKRLTIIDEAQKKITELSNHVVSLQDVLVDKKARGAFGEVQLSTLISNMIPATHFQMQYTLSNQKRADCILFLPEPSGNVVIDAKFPLETYQRLINADPGTMEKKSLQQQFRQDIQKHIKDIADKYIIPNETTDGAMMFIPAESIFAEIHANYPDLISLSQRLKVWLVSPSTLMAVLTTAKAVLKDDATRKQVHIIQKHLQALADDFQRFEKRMDKLSKHINLAHQDVSEVNTSAKKITSRFQKIESVDIALDELELIETEASNDA, from the coding sequence ATGCAATTTTTATCATCAATACCTTTAATTGAGGGCATAGCATATGCTTTAGCCCTCCAGTTTTTAATAATAGTTTGGCTTTTAATCAAACAACATCAATTAAATAACTTTAATAAACAATATCAGGAGAAGATTCTTAGTACATTTACTACGGAGATACATCAAATACATCTCGATATAAGTGAAAAAATTGCTCAAGGACAATTAATGACGCAACAACTCATCCATGATACTGTTCAAAAACAAATGACGGATGTCCGTGAGCAAATAAATCATAGTTTTAAGCAGCATGCGAGCGCACTTACCTCCCACTTACAATTACTGACTGAAGAAATTCGTAATCACCTTCATAGTTTAACACAACAAGTGAATCATAAATTAACTGAAGGCTTTGAAAAAACCTCCTCAACTTTTATTGATGTAGTGAAACGGTTAACCATTATTGATGAGGCACAAAAGAAAATTACGGAATTATCGAACCATGTTGTAAGTCTTCAAGATGTCCTTGTTGACAAAAAAGCACGAGGGGCTTTTGGTGAAGTACAGCTTTCAACACTCATCAGTAATATGATTCCTGCCACTCACTTTCAAATGCAATATACCTTAAGCAATCAAAAACGAGCTGATTGTATTTTATTTTTGCCTGAGCCCTCTGGAAACGTAGTTATTGATGCTAAATTTCCCCTGGAAACCTATCAACGACTCATCAATGCTGATCCAGGAACAATGGAAAAAAAATCGTTACAACAACAATTTCGCCAGGATATTCAAAAACATATTAAAGATATTGCAGATAAATACATTATTCCTAATGAAACAACTGACGGAGCCATGATGTTTATTCCTGCTGAATCTATTTTTGCAGAAATCCATGCCAATTATCCTGATTTGATTTCCTTATCCCAAAGATTGAAAGTATGGCTTGTATCACCAAGCACTTTGATGGCCGTCCTTACTACCGCTAAAGCAGTACTGAAAGATGATGCCACACGCAAACAAGTTCATATTATCCAAAAACATTTGCAAGCGCTCGCAGACGATTTTCAACGCTTTGAAAAACGAATGGATAAATTGTCCAAACATATCAATTTAGCTCATCAGGATGTTAGTGAAGTGAATACTTCGGCCAAAAAAATCACATCACGTTTCCAAAAAATTGAATCCGTTGATATAGCATTAGACGAATTGGAACTTATTGAAACCGAAGCCTCAAATGATGCCTAA
- a CDS encoding DUF4785 domain-containing protein, translating into MRTTLTLLSLFYCVQVNAYNLPQHPIKSYDCESCDTLSHEKLQDRWQTAEVPLKNASSNVQKSYSYNKKVTAAQLEQGVILPIHAPGAVVRIIPLEDKAIPTLEIKSTSNPFMSLKDASSLYSQDEAIDESLKIGTHQTMLQIKPELGMGNFVIKSKKTKSHNESNAYLIHVFEKYSLLYLQIEPTALQYQYGDQFNATITLKDNETSYPIDDINATLIGPNDQSISLKLKEIKRNQYEASGLLLSDINTHGDNWYIEVGVTSELEENSPTYRTGRAAFSYSIPSAGLVNIKKTSSKPLTFAVTADVATASRYALQSILYKKNATGENIPVETAQSALWLEPGRQIIHFSFDNSAQLAEDQLSVGYLHLTDYGQLKPVYQHDLPIKLSQLLD; encoded by the coding sequence ATGAGAACTACTCTTACTTTATTGTCATTATTTTATTGTGTTCAGGTAAATGCATACAACTTACCCCAACATCCAATCAAATCTTATGATTGCGAGAGCTGTGACACTTTATCTCATGAAAAACTACAAGACCGCTGGCAAACTGCTGAGGTTCCGTTGAAAAATGCAAGCAGCAATGTCCAAAAAAGTTACAGCTACAATAAGAAAGTAACAGCAGCACAACTAGAACAAGGAGTTATCTTACCTATTCATGCCCCAGGCGCCGTGGTACGTATTATTCCTTTAGAAGATAAAGCTATTCCTACATTAGAGATTAAAAGTACTTCGAACCCATTCATGAGCTTGAAAGACGCATCGTCTTTATACAGCCAAGATGAAGCCATCGATGAGTCACTAAAAATAGGAACACATCAAACGATGTTGCAAATCAAACCTGAATTAGGCATGGGCAATTTCGTCATCAAAAGCAAAAAGACAAAGTCTCACAATGAGTCGAATGCTTATCTGATTCATGTCTTTGAAAAATATTCGTTACTCTACTTACAAATAGAGCCTACTGCATTGCAGTACCAATATGGTGATCAATTTAATGCCACTATCACTTTAAAAGATAATGAAACGTCTTATCCTATTGATGACATCAATGCTACATTAATCGGCCCTAATGACCAGAGTATTTCTCTTAAATTAAAAGAAATAAAGCGCAATCAATATGAGGCCAGTGGGCTTTTACTTTCAGATATAAATACACATGGTGACAATTGGTATATCGAAGTCGGTGTAACGAGTGAGCTTGAAGAAAATAGTCCTACTTATCGCACTGGACGTGCTGCATTTTCTTATTCCATCCCCTCAGCAGGTTTAGTCAATATTAAGAAAACATCTTCGAAACCATTAACTTTCGCTGTAACTGCAGATGTTGCCACTGCAAGTCGTTATGCATTACAAAGCATTCTCTACAAAAAAAATGCTACCGGTGAAAATATTCCAGTGGAAACCGCTCAAAGCGCACTATGGCTAGAACCAGGAAGACAAATAATTCACTTTAGTTTTGACAATTCCGCTCAATTAGCAGAGGATCAGCTTTCTGTGGGTTATTTACATTTAACCGATTATGGGCAATTAAAACCGGTTTATCAACACGATCTTCCGATAAAACTCAGTCAATTATTGGACTAA
- a CDS encoding carbon-nitrogen hydrolase family protein, giving the protein MARAAVVQMVSSAKVTDNLQQVEKIVFQAREAQSDLVLLPENFAFMGLHETDKLEIGEIYGQGPIQQKMSQLAKQLGLWIIAGTIPLKSSGSKVRASCLVYDEQGKCAARYDKIHLFDVHVSPHESYLESSSIERGYELALVDTPIGKIGLTVCYDLRFPELYQQLMFQGAQLFTVPSAFTAATGLVHWDILLRARAIENLCYVLAANQGGIHENGRTTYGHSMIVDSWGKVLGQKKTGIGFVTADIDLKNQQDLRQKFPCLDHHVLNL; this is encoded by the coding sequence ATGGCGCGGGCAGCAGTAGTACAAATGGTTTCCTCAGCAAAAGTCACTGATAACTTGCAACAAGTAGAAAAAATCGTGTTCCAAGCACGAGAGGCTCAATCTGATCTTGTTCTTTTGCCCGAAAATTTTGCATTTATGGGACTACATGAGACGGACAAATTGGAGATAGGGGAAATCTATGGCCAAGGTCCAATTCAACAAAAAATGAGTCAATTAGCAAAGCAGTTAGGTTTATGGATAATTGCCGGAACTATTCCTCTGAAAAGTTCTGGCTCTAAAGTTCGCGCCAGTTGCCTTGTTTATGATGAGCAAGGTAAATGTGCCGCGCGTTACGATAAAATTCATCTATTTGATGTACATGTATCACCGCATGAATCTTACTTGGAATCCTCATCTATTGAGCGTGGGTATGAGCTTGCTCTTGTCGATACACCAATTGGAAAAATAGGTTTAACTGTTTGTTATGATTTACGTTTCCCTGAACTTTATCAGCAATTAATGTTTCAAGGAGCTCAGTTGTTTACTGTTCCTTCCGCATTTACAGCAGCAACAGGCCTTGTGCACTGGGATATCTTATTGCGGGCAAGAGCTATTGAAAATCTGTGTTATGTTTTGGCAGCAAATCAAGGTGGGATACATGAAAACGGACGAACTACCTATGGCCATAGCATGATTGTTGATTCTTGGGGTAAGGTGCTTGGACAAAAAAAAACGGGGATTGGTTTTGTTACTGCAGATATTGATTTAAAAAATCAGCAAGATTTACGCCAAAAGTTCCCTTGTTTAGACCATCATGTATTAAACTTATAG
- the mfd gene encoding transcription-repair coupling factor has protein sequence MPISTLLFQPTQAKQTWGQLHGSSLALALAEYCQQTSGIKLLIAQDNLRANQLQAELTFFLNSNSSQELLFFPDWETLPYDQFSPHQDIISERLYALSRIQQVTDAIIITSASTLMHRLCPPEFLNQYALMLKEGQKLDLNAFRNQLQQSGYHCVNKVLEHGEYALRGSIIDVYPMGSGLPFRIELFDDEIESLREFDTETQRTIEKIKEINVLPAREFPLNEQSQLMFRRAFRELFPGNPSQCPIYEAISEGQFPSGIEYYLPLFFEKTVTFFDYLPSTAKVCFIENIQDKAEQFWQELNERFEQRRYDISRPILSPSACFINPNELLTLANTYEQLRLFHHASDKKGAVNFEIAPGPQLPIDRKTQEPLSHLREYCSNSSRRYLIVVESAGRREVLLDLLKPSGLTAKVHSSWDSFIHDTAKLNISTGALIYGCELIQNNIVIIVESQLFGEQSTPQRRSSQKMVDPDLIIRDMAELRIGAPVVHLQFGVGRYQGLQHIESNGVASEFLVLAYAGEDKIYVPVTSLHLISRYTGMDSEHAPLHKLGTDQWQKEKKKAAEKIHDVAIELLDLYAKREAQPGYQYQVDHNDYAKFASDFPFTETPDQLQAIEQIIKDMESSRPMDRLICGDVGFGKTEVAMRAAFVAVQSNKQVCILVPTTLLAGQHFESFRDRFADFPINIELLSRFRTNKESEAVLAGLKSGTVDIVIGTHKLFQSSIAFKNLGLLIIDEEHRFGVKQKEHIKALRTHVDILSMTATPIPRTLNMAMAGIRDISLMTTPPAKRLAIKTFWQEKKDPIVREAILREILRGGQVFFLHNNVETIERICEDLQTLVPEAKIRSAHGQMRERELERVMSDFYHHRFNVLVCTTIIETGIDIPTANTIIIDRADKFGLAQLHQLRGRVGRSHHQAYAYLLTPNEKSLTSDAVKRLEAIVSLEDLGAGFTLATHDLEIRGAGELLGEEQSGNMHAIGFNLFMEMLDRAVNDLKAGKIPELSAPMHQGPEIDLRISAVIPDEYISDVHNRLIMYKRISNAKDNQQLHDLQIELIDRFGLLPQQVKHLLLITELKLKAEKMGIQKISAGAQQGKIEFGETPSIDTGVLISLIQVHAKRYKMDGPQCLRFTLDSTSAEERLFEISSLLHKLAGQKSS, from the coding sequence ATGCCCATAAGTACACTGCTCTTCCAACCCACACAAGCCAAACAAACATGGGGACAACTTCATGGAAGCAGCTTAGCGCTTGCACTGGCTGAGTATTGCCAGCAAACATCTGGAATTAAGCTGTTGATCGCACAAGATAATCTGAGAGCCAATCAATTACAAGCAGAGTTAACCTTCTTTCTCAATTCAAATTCGTCTCAAGAGTTACTGTTTTTTCCTGATTGGGAAACATTACCTTATGACCAATTTTCTCCACATCAAGATATTATCTCTGAACGACTGTATGCTTTAAGCCGTATCCAACAAGTTACTGACGCGATTATTATCACCTCAGCAAGTACCTTAATGCATAGGCTATGTCCTCCTGAGTTTTTGAACCAATATGCATTAATGCTTAAAGAAGGACAAAAATTAGACTTAAATGCTTTTCGTAATCAACTCCAGCAATCTGGATATCATTGTGTCAATAAAGTACTCGAACATGGCGAGTATGCTTTACGTGGCTCCATTATTGATGTCTATCCTATGGGTTCTGGTTTACCATTTCGTATCGAACTCTTCGATGATGAAATTGAAAGTTTACGAGAGTTCGATACTGAAACGCAACGCACCATAGAAAAAATCAAAGAAATTAATGTATTACCTGCCAGAGAATTTCCTTTAAACGAACAAAGCCAACTGATGTTTCGACGTGCGTTTAGAGAGTTATTTCCGGGAAACCCAAGCCAATGTCCGATTTATGAAGCAATCAGCGAGGGACAATTTCCATCTGGCATCGAATATTATCTTCCTTTGTTTTTTGAAAAAACAGTCACTTTTTTTGATTATCTTCCAAGCACAGCTAAGGTATGCTTCATTGAAAACATTCAAGATAAAGCAGAGCAATTCTGGCAAGAGTTAAATGAACGTTTTGAACAAAGACGATACGACATCAGTAGGCCTATTTTGTCTCCCTCAGCCTGTTTTATTAATCCAAATGAGCTACTAACCTTAGCAAATACTTACGAACAATTACGCTTATTTCATCATGCCTCAGATAAAAAAGGTGCAGTGAATTTTGAGATTGCCCCTGGTCCACAATTACCCATCGATAGGAAAACCCAAGAGCCTTTAAGTCATCTCCGTGAGTATTGCTCTAACTCTTCTAGACGCTATTTAATTGTGGTTGAAAGTGCCGGACGTCGTGAAGTATTACTTGATCTGTTAAAACCAAGTGGACTCACTGCTAAAGTACACTCATCATGGGATAGTTTTATTCATGATACAGCCAAACTCAATATCAGCACTGGGGCCCTTATTTACGGATGTGAATTAATACAGAATAATATTGTAATTATTGTTGAGTCGCAATTATTTGGAGAACAAAGTACACCCCAAAGACGTAGTTCACAAAAAATGGTTGATCCAGATCTAATTATTCGGGATATGGCTGAACTACGTATCGGTGCTCCTGTAGTGCATTTGCAGTTTGGTGTAGGACGTTATCAGGGATTACAGCATATTGAATCCAATGGGGTAGCTAGCGAATTTTTAGTTCTCGCCTACGCAGGTGAAGATAAAATTTATGTTCCAGTGACTTCACTTCATCTCATTAGCCGTTATACTGGGATGGATAGTGAGCATGCACCACTCCATAAACTCGGAACCGATCAATGGCAAAAAGAAAAGAAAAAAGCCGCCGAGAAAATTCATGACGTGGCGATTGAACTCCTTGACCTCTACGCCAAAAGAGAAGCACAACCTGGATATCAATATCAAGTCGATCATAATGATTATGCTAAATTTGCAAGTGATTTCCCCTTTACAGAAACACCTGATCAACTACAAGCAATTGAACAAATTATCAAAGACATGGAGTCTTCGAGACCCATGGATCGCTTAATTTGTGGCGATGTGGGTTTTGGTAAAACTGAAGTAGCTATGCGTGCGGCTTTTGTGGCCGTTCAAAGCAATAAACAAGTGTGTATCTTAGTACCAACTACACTTTTGGCGGGGCAGCATTTTGAATCGTTTAGAGATCGGTTTGCTGATTTTCCTATTAATATTGAGCTACTTTCGCGTTTTCGCACCAACAAAGAAAGTGAAGCCGTGCTTGCTGGATTAAAATCAGGAACCGTAGATATCGTTATAGGCACACATAAACTGTTTCAAAGCAGCATCGCTTTTAAAAACCTGGGACTTCTTATTATCGATGAAGAGCATCGTTTCGGAGTCAAACAAAAAGAGCACATCAAAGCACTACGTACCCACGTAGATATTTTATCGATGACAGCCACACCTATTCCCAGAACATTGAATATGGCTATGGCAGGAATTCGTGATATTTCATTAATGACCACCCCTCCCGCAAAACGTCTAGCGATTAAAACTTTTTGGCAGGAAAAAAAGGATCCTATTGTTCGTGAAGCCATTTTAAGAGAAATCTTAAGAGGCGGCCAAGTATTTTTCTTACATAATAATGTGGAAACTATTGAGCGCATCTGTGAGGACTTGCAAACCTTAGTGCCTGAGGCCAAAATTCGTAGCGCTCATGGGCAAATGCGCGAGCGTGAGTTAGAACGAGTGATGTCTGATTTTTATCATCATCGTTTTAATGTTTTGGTATGTACAACGATTATTGAAACGGGTATCGATATCCCTACAGCAAATACAATTATTATTGATAGAGCTGATAAATTTGGCTTAGCACAACTTCATCAGTTACGGGGGCGTGTAGGACGCTCTCATCATCAAGCGTATGCCTATTTGCTTACACCAAATGAAAAGTCATTAACTTCGGACGCCGTTAAACGTCTCGAAGCAATTGTCTCCTTAGAGGATCTGGGAGCTGGATTTACTTTAGCAACACATGATCTGGAAATTCGTGGCGCAGGAGAGCTTTTAGGTGAGGAGCAAAGTGGTAACATGCACGCCATAGGATTTAATCTATTCATGGAAATGCTTGATAGAGCCGTAAATGATTTAAAAGCAGGGAAAATACCCGAGTTATCTGCACCCATGCATCAAGGCCCGGAGATCGATTTGCGGATTAGTGCAGTCATTCCTGATGAATACATTTCTGACGTCCATAATCGACTTATTATGTATAAACGAATTTCTAATGCAAAAGATAATCAGCAATTACACGATTTACAAATTGAGCTTATCGATCGATTTGGTTTGTTACCCCAACAAGTGAAGCATTTATTATTGATTACTGAATTAAAATTAAAAGCAGAAAAAATGGGGATCCAAAAAATCAGTGCTGGAGCTCAGCAAGGCAAAATAGAATTTGGTGAAACTCCTTCCATAGACACTGGCGTTTTGATCAGTTTGATTCAAGTACATGCTAAAAGATATAAAATGGACGGGCCTCAATGTTTACGTTTTACCTTGGACAGTACTTCCGCGGAAGAGCGTCTTTTTGAGATTAGCTCCTTGCTTCATAAATTAGCAGGTCAAAAAAGTTCTTGA
- a CDS encoding Bax inhibitor-1/YccA family protein encodes MNRNNVTVLTRRNESVLASNKVLRNTYLLLSLTFFFSAFMAFISLTSGARPMNPLLMIVGVYGLMFLTQALRNSVWGLVSVFAFTGFLGYTLGPVLNFYISSFTNGPQLIATALGGTGMIFFALSGYALTTKKDFSFLGGFLFVGVMVAFLAMIAGIFIHIPALQLAISAAFILISSGLILLQTSEIIHGGETNYISATVGLFVSIYNLFVSLLNILSAFSGRD; translated from the coding sequence ATGAACCGAAATAATGTCACTGTACTTACGCGACGTAATGAATCTGTACTCGCAAGCAACAAAGTATTGCGTAATACTTATCTGTTACTAAGCCTAACCTTCTTCTTCAGTGCGTTTATGGCCTTTATCTCCCTTACAAGTGGTGCTCGGCCGATGAATCCCCTACTTATGATAGTTGGCGTGTATGGGTTAATGTTTTTAACTCAAGCACTGCGCAATAGTGTTTGGGGCTTGGTAAGTGTTTTTGCTTTCACCGGATTTCTAGGTTATACACTAGGTCCAGTACTTAATTTTTATATCAGTAGTTTTACAAATGGGCCACAATTAATTGCTACTGCTTTAGGCGGTACGGGTATGATTTTCTTTGCATTATCAGGTTATGCACTAACTACTAAAAAAGACTTTAGTTTTCTTGGCGGATTTCTTTTTGTAGGTGTAATGGTTGCATTTTTAGCAATGATTGCAGGAATTTTCATTCATATTCCCGCATTACAACTCGCTATTTCTGCTGCCTTTATTCTTATTTCTTCTGGATTAATTTTGCTACAAACCAGTGAAATTATTCATGGAGGGGAAACAAATTATATTTCAGCTACAGTAGGTCTTTTCGTATCCATATACAACTTATTTGTAAGCTTGCTTAATATATTAAGCGCCTTTTCTGGCCGCGACTAG
- a CDS encoding transporter substrate-binding domain-containing protein yields the protein MMLFISTLSYCNPLKVGVAVSGLPISEKVDTADGPYYFGFCIDLMNEICERIDKKCTYREITLSNQFEVLRQGKIDLLILPRPYTSLDFTQYAMSVPYAVSKIQFIALRGSPINKVTDIKNKKIGVIKNTFYSLLTQSPYHNSNQIIPYNSNSDLILNLVHHKIDVIALNNALAYILLNNNYYDIKLVGSSLSMGDGYGIIALPDKEALIKKINGAILSIEKDGSYVSIYQKYYAY from the coding sequence ATGATGTTGTTCATCAGCACTCTTTCTTATTGTAATCCGTTAAAAGTTGGGGTTGCTGTTTCAGGACTTCCTATTTCTGAGAAAGTGGATACGGCTGATGGTCCTTATTACTTTGGTTTTTGTATTGATCTTATGAATGAGATATGCGAACGGATTGATAAAAAATGTACTTATCGTGAAATAACGTTGAGCAATCAATTTGAGGTTTTAAGACAGGGTAAGATCGATTTGCTCATTCTTCCAAGGCCTTATACCTCACTTGACTTTACCCAATATGCTATGAGTGTTCCCTATGCTGTAAGCAAAATACAGTTTATTGCCTTAAGAGGGAGCCCTATCAATAAAGTAACTGATATAAAAAATAAAAAAATTGGCGTAATTAAAAATACTTTTTATAGCCTGTTAACTCAATCTCCTTATCATAACTCCAATCAGATTATCCCCTATAATTCAAATTCAGACCTCATATTAAATTTAGTACATCATAAAATAGATGTTATTGCGCTTAATAATGCTCTTGCTTATATATTGCTCAATAATAATTATTACGACATTAAACTTGTAGGCTCTTCTTTATCCATGGGTGATGGTTATGGAATAATCGCTCTTCCGGATAAAGAGGCCTTAATCAAGAAAATAAATGGGGCGATTCTAAGCATAGAAAAAGACGGATCTTACGTTTCTATTTATCAAAAATATTATGCATATTAA
- a CDS encoding pentapeptide repeat-containing protein — MTHPFHKTIYIEQTFTQLNITKERIELITFENCQFKQCKFLETIFGNTKFIDCDFESCDLSLTKFPNCKFSEVSFNHSKLIGINWTELNWPLVKLTSPLYFYNSNVSHSSFYGLELSDLQMEECKSHEVDFREANLSHACFSGTDLLNSLFVHTNLTSADFTNAMNYSINPNENSIKNAHFSFPEVITLLNYFEIKINDSPFN, encoded by the coding sequence ATGACACATCCTTTTCATAAAACGATATATATTGAACAAACATTCACACAATTAAATATTACAAAAGAACGAATAGAGTTGATAACTTTTGAAAATTGCCAGTTCAAACAATGCAAATTCCTTGAAACAATTTTCGGTAATACCAAATTTATTGATTGTGATTTTGAATCTTGTGATCTTAGCCTCACAAAATTTCCAAATTGCAAATTTTCAGAAGTCTCTTTTAATCACTCAAAACTTATAGGAATAAATTGGACCGAATTGAATTGGCCTCTAGTCAAACTTACAAGCCCGCTCTATTTTTATAACAGTAATGTGAGTCACTCTAGTTTTTATGGTTTAGAACTCTCTGATCTGCAGATGGAAGAGTGTAAATCTCATGAGGTTGATTTTCGAGAAGCCAATTTAAGCCACGCATGTTTTTCAGGAACTGATTTACTCAATAGTTTATTTGTTCATACGAATCTAACTTCTGCTGATTTTACAAACGCAATGAACTACAGCATTAATCCAAACGAAAATAGCATCAAAAATGCACATTTTTCATTCCCAGAAGTTATTACCTTATTAAACTATTTCGAAATCAAAATTAATGACTCTCCATTTAATTAA